From a region of the Chroicocephalus ridibundus chromosome 8, bChrRid1.1, whole genome shotgun sequence genome:
- the PDAP1 gene encoding 28 kDa heat- and acid-stable phosphoprotein, producing the protein MPKGGRKGGHKGRARQYTSPEEIDAQLQAEKQKAREEEEQEEGGEGATGDPKKEKKSLDSDESDEDDEDYQQKRKGVEGLIDIENPNRVIQTTKKVTQLDLDGPKELSRREREEIEKQKAKERYMKMHLAGKTEQAKADLARLAIIRKQREEAARKKEEERKAKDEAAMAGKRLQSLSLNK; encoded by the exons ATGCCGAAAGGAG gTAGAAAAGGAGGCCACAAAGGCCGAGCAAGACAGTACACAAGTCCTGAAGAGATTGATGCCCAGCttcaagcagaaaagcagaaggcaaGG gaagaggaggagcaagaAGAAGGAGGCGAAGGAGCAACAGGGGACCCCAAAAAGGAGAAGAAGTCTTTAGATTCAGATGAGAGTGATGAAGATGACGAGGATTATCAG CAAAAGCGCAAAGGAGTGGAAGGGTTGATAGACATAGAGAATCCCAATCGCGTAATTCAGACAACCAAAAAAGTAACTCAGCTGGACCTGGATGGACCGAAGGAACTCTCGCGACGAGAGCG AGAGGAAATagagaaacaaaaggcaaaagaaagataCATGAAAATGCACCTAGCTGGTAAAACAGAACAAGCGAAGGCAGATCTCGCCCGACTAGCCATCATTCGGAAGCAAAGGGAAGAAGCtgccagaaagaaagaagaagaaagaaaag CAAAAGACGAAGCGGCCATGGCAGGTAAAAGACTGCAGTCACTATCCCTTAACAAGTAA
- the ARPC1B gene encoding actin-related protein 2/3 complex subunit 1B, with translation MAYHSFLLEPISCHAWNKDRTQIALCPNNHEVHIYRKDGAKWSKVHELKEHNGQVTGIDWAPESNRLVTCGTDRNAYVWTLKGNVWKPTLVILRINRAARCVKWSPKENKFAVGSGSRLISICYFEQENDWWVCKHIKKPIRSTVLSLDWHPNNVLLAAGSCDFKCRIFSAYIKEVEERPSPTPWGSKMPFGELMFESSSSCGWVHSICFSASGARVAWVSHDSTLCLADANKKMAVASLCTETLPLLAVTFITENSLVAAGHDCYPMLFTYEESQGALTFGGKLDVPKQSSQRGLTARERFQNLDKKASSDTANATLDTLHKNSISQISVLAGGKANCSQFCTTGMDGGMSIWDVKSLESALKDLKIK, from the exons ATGGCCTACCACAGCTTCCTGCTGGAGCCCATCAGCTGCCATGCCTGGAACAAGGACCGGACCC AGATCGCCCTCTGCCCCAACAACCACGAGgtccacatctaccgcaaggacGGGGCCAAGTGGAGCAAAGTCCACGAGCTGAAGGAGCACAATGGGCAGGTGACAG GCATTGACTGGGCCCCTGAGAGCAACCGGCTGGTGACGTGTGGGACCGACCGCAACGCCTACGTCTGGACCTTGAAGGGCAACGTCTGGAAACCCACCCTGGTCATCCTGCGGATCAACCGGGCTGCACGCTGTGTCAAGTGGTCGCCTAAGGAGAACAAGTTTGCCGTGGGCAGCGGCTCCCGGCTCATCTCCATCTGCTACTTTGAGCAGGAGAACGACTG GTGGGTTTGCAAGCACATCAAGAAGCCCATCCGCTCGACGGTGCTCAGCCTCGACTGGCACCCCAACAACGTCCTCCTGGCCGCCGGCTCCTGCGACTTCAAGTGCCG gatCTTCTCAGCCTACATCAAGGAGGTGGAGGAGCGTCCCAGCCCCACGCCGTGGGGCTCCAAGATGCCCTTCGGGGAGCTGATGTTCGAGTCGAGCAGCAGCTGCGGGTGGGTGCACAGCATCTGCTTCTCGGCCAGCGGCGCCCGGGTGGCCTGGGTGAGCCACGACAGCACCCTCTGCCTTGCCGATGCCAACAAGAAGATGGc CGTGGCCTCCCTGTGCACCGAGACCCTGCCCCTCCTGGCCGTCACCTTCATCACCGAGAACAGCCTGGTGGCCGCG GGCCATGACTGCTACCCGATGCTGTTCACCTACGAGGAGAGCCAGGGCGCCCTGACCTTCGGGGGGAAGCTGGACGTCCCCAAGCAGAGCTCCCAGCGCGGCCTCACCGCTCGTGAGCGCTTCCAGAACCTGGACAAGAAAGCGAGCTCCGACACCGCCAACGCCACGCTGGACACCCTGCACAAGAACAGCATCAG CCAGATCTCGGTGCTGGCGGGGGGGAAGGCCAACTGCTCGCAGTTCTGCACCACGGGGATGGACGGCGGCATGAGCATCTGGGATGTCAAG AGCCTGGAGTCGGCGCTGAAGGATCTCAAGATCAAATAA
- the ARPC1A gene encoding actin-related protein 2/3 complex subunit 1A → MSLHQFLLEPITCHAWNRDRTQIAISPNNHEVHIYKKSGNQWVKAHELKEHNGHITGIDWAPKSDRIVTCGADRNAYVWSQKDGVWKPTLVILRINRAATFVKWSPLENKFAVGSGARLISVCYFESENDWWVSKHIKKPIRSTVLSLDWHPNNVLLAAGSCDFKCRVFSAYIKEVDEKPASTPWGSKMPFGQLMSEFGGAGSGGWVHSVSFSASGNRLAWVSHDSTVSVADASKNMMVSQLKTEFLPLLSVSFVSENSVVAAGHDCCPMLFNCDDRGLLTFVSKLDIPKQSIQRNISAMERFRNMDKRATTEDRNTTLETLHQNSITQVSIYEIDKRDCRKFCTTGIDGAMTIWDFKTLESSIQGLRIM, encoded by the exons ATGTCTCTACATCAGTTTTTACTAGAGCCAATCACCTGCCATGCATGGAACAGAGACCGTACTC aGATTGCCATTAGCCCTAATAATCATGAAGTCCACATCTACAAGAAGAGCGGGAACCAGTGGGTGAAGGCTCATGAGCTAAAGGAGCACAATGGACACATTACAG GTATTGACTGGGCTCCCAAAAGCGATCGCATTGTAACTTGCGGTGCAGATCGCAATGCCTATGTCTGGAGTCAGAAAGACGGCGTGTGGAAACCGACCCTTGTGATCCTGAGAATTAATCGCGCAGCTACCTTTGTGAAATGGTCTCCCTTGGAGAACAAATTTGCTGTGGGAAGCGGAGCTCGACTTATATCTGTGTGCTACTTTGAATCTGAAAATGACTG gtgGGTgagcaaacacattaaaaagcCCATTCGTTCCACTGTCCTTAGCCTGGACTGGCACCCCAACAATGTCTTGCTGGCTGCGGGATCCTGTGACTTCAAGTGCag GGTGTTTTCTGCTTACATTAAGGAAGTGGATGAAAAACCAGCCAGTACACCATGGGGCTCCAAAATGCCTTTTGGGCAGCTGATGTCAGAATTTGGGGGTGCTGGAAGTGGCGGATGGGTGCATAGCGTCAGTTTTTCTGCCAGCGGTAACCGCCTAGCCTGGGTCAGTCATGATAGTACCGTGTCAGTTGCTGATGCCTCAAAAAATATGAT GGTTTCGCAGCTGAAAACAGAGTTCCTCCCACTCCTGAGTGTGTCATTTGTCTCTGAGAACAGCGTGGTGGCAGCT GGCCATGACTGCTGCCCGATGCTCTTTAACTGTGATGACCGTGGCTTGCTGACCTTTGTTTCCAAACTAGACATTCCAAAACAGAGCATCCAGCGCAATATTTCCGCTATGGAACGCTTCCGAAACATGGATAAAAGAGCCACTACAGAAGATCGTAACACTACCCTGGAGACACTGCACCAAAACAGTATAAC CCAAGTGTCTATTTATGAGATAGACAAACGAGATTGTCGTAAATTCTGCACCACCGGCATTGATGGAGCAATGACCATCTGGGATTTCAAG ACCTTAGAGTCCTCTATTCAAGGTCTACGAATCATGTAA